One Triticum dicoccoides isolate Atlit2015 ecotype Zavitan chromosome 4B, WEW_v2.0, whole genome shotgun sequence genomic window carries:
- the LOC119295087 gene encoding 4-coumarate--CoA ligase-like 7: MSSAHGGAMDARSGYCATTKSFRSLRPPLPLPPADVPLTFPAFALSLLPYPLPAHPALLDAATGESVSYPAFLSQVRALAAALRSRALPVGRGDVAFVLAPTRLDVPVLYFALLAVGVAVSPANPALTAGEVSRLVSLSGASVAFAVSSTAAKLPAGLPTVLLDSPHFRSLLNNDQGENESAPLDAGAVRQSATATIQYSSGTSGRVKAVALSHRSFIAMGAGLHAQHVKSRKGVERNLMSAPMFHSMGFSSVLNGLAQGLTMVVITAAAARAGLRGMLEAAERWEVTEIMAAPPLLLGITKDRCRLKSLVRVVCGGAPLPTSVAEQFRRRFPHVDLRTGYGSTEAGVVSVMVDRDECSHVGSAGRIFHGIEAKIIDIVTGEHLSIGQKGELCLRSPFIMTGYVGDDEATAAAFDSESWLKTGDLCYIDQDGFLFVVDRLKELIKYKAYQVAPVELELILQSLPEIVDAAVMPYPHEEAGEIPMALVVRQPGSKITEAQVMEHVAKQVAPYKKVRKVLFIDSIPRSPAGKILRRQLSSHLSRL; this comes from the exons ATGTCCAGCGCCCACGGCGGAGCCATGGACGCCCGCAGCGGCTACTGCGCAACAACCAAGTCATTCCGCAGTCTCCGCCCACCGCTGCCTCTGCCACCAGCGGACGTCCCACTCACATTCCCTGCCTTCGCGCTGTCGCTGCTGCCGTACCCTCTCCCCGCCCACCCCGCGCTCCTCGACGCCGCCACCGGCGAGTCCGTCTCCTACCCGGCGTTCCTGTCCCAGGTGCGCGCGCTCGCGGCCGCCCTGCGCTCGCGCGCGCTCCCGGTCGGCCGCGGCGACGTGGCCTTCGTCCTTGCCCCCACGCGGCTCGACGTGCCCGTGCTCTACTTCGCGCTCCTCGCCGTCGGCGTCGCCGTGTCCCCGGCCAACCCGGCCCTCACCGCCGGCGAGGTGTCTCGCCTCGTCTCCCTGTCCGGCGCCTCCGTTGCCTTCGCGGTCTCGTCCACCGCCGCCAAGCTCCCCGCCGGCCTCCCCACCGTCCTCCTCGACTCCccgcacttccgctccctcttgaacAACGACCAAGGGGAGAACGAGTCGGCCCCGCTCGACGCCGGTGCGGTGCGCCAGTCCGCGACAGCGACCATCCAGTACTCCTCCGGCACGTCAGGGCGGGTGAAGGCGGTGGCCCTGTCGCACAGGAGCTTCATAGCGATGGGGGCGGGGCTGCACGCCCAGCACGTGAAGTCGAGGAAGGGCGTCGAGAGGAATCTGATGAGTGCTCCCATGTTCCACTCCATGGGTTTCTCGTCCGTGCTCAACGGGCTGGCGCAGGGGCTTACGATGGTCGTGATTACGGCCGCGGCCGCGCGGGCAGGGTTGAGGGGGATGCTGGAGGCAGCGGAGCGGTGGGAGGTCACGGAGATCATGGCGGCGCCTCCCTTGCTGCTGGGCATAACCAAAGACAGGTGCCGGCTGAAGAGTCTGGTGCGGGTGGTCTGCGGCGGCGCCCCTCTGCCGACGTCGGTGGCGGAGCAGTTCCGTCGGCGCTTCCCTCACGTGGATCTACGCACG GGTTATGGCTCAACTGAGGCTGGGGTCGTATCCGTGATGGTCGACCGGGACGAGTGCTCCCACGTAGGCTCCGCCGGCCGCATCTTCCACGGCATCGAGGCGAAGATCATCGACATCGTCACCGGCGAGCACTTGTCCATCGGGCAGAAAGGGGAGCTGTGTTTGAGAAGCCCTTTCATCATGACAG GCTACGTAGGCGACGACGAGGCGACCGCAGCCGCTTTCGATTCGGAAAGCTGGCTGAAGACCGGCGACCTTTGCTACATTGATCAGGATGGGTTTCTGTTCGTGGTGGACAGGCTCAAGGAGCTCATCAAGTACAAGGCCTATCAG GTCGCGCCTGTAGAGCTGGAGCTTATCCTTCAATCGTTGCCAGAAATTGTTGATGCTGCAGTTATGCC ATATCCTCACGAAGAGGCGGGAGAGATACCCATGGCGCTCGTGGTGAGGCAACCCGGTAGCAAGATCACTGAGGCACAAGTCATGGAGCATGTGGCGAAGCAGGTGGCGCCGTACAAGAAGGTCCGCAAGGTGCTCTTCATCGACTCCATACCCAGATCGCCGGCCGGGAAGATCTTGAGAAGGCAGTTGTCCAGCCATCTGTCCAGACTGTGA